One window of the Nocardia huaxiensis genome contains the following:
- a CDS encoding family 1 glycosylhydrolase: MRRSRVLGTILSALVLTLAGSTVVAASPSGSSSGSGSAPATVTSLGADFLWGVSMSGFQSEGHAPDSNWSRYANSGEATDSYGNSVDFYQRYADDIDLAAGLGVKVFRLSIEWARVQPRADTWNDNDFRFYDDVITKIRAAGMRPMLTLDHWVFPGWAADRGGWKSQGMVTDWLANMRRVVDRYAPYDPLWVTFNEPMGYIAQSIKIGDIGVLDALPMFDRLVQAHNTIYDYIHQRQPGAMVTSNVAQYPIIQNLTDILFVDRVRTKLDYIGLDFYYGASLQNPPTLALVGEELWKNAIEPEGIYYYLRTYTEKFPGLPLYIVENGLPTHHGQPRDDGYTRADHLRDTVYWLQRAKADGMNIIGYNYWSLTDNYEWGSYAPRFGLYTVDAKTDPTLTRRPTDAVPAFRALTAAAGVPADYRPTRNPALCSIILPIDSCLRPVAVPLTGPR, translated from the coding sequence ATGCGACGTTCCCGCGTGCTCGGCACGATCCTGTCGGCCCTCGTCCTCACCCTGGCGGGGTCCACCGTGGTCGCGGCGTCACCGTCCGGCAGCAGCAGCGGGTCCGGATCGGCGCCGGCCACGGTGACCTCGCTCGGGGCCGACTTCCTGTGGGGCGTGTCCATGTCGGGCTTCCAGTCCGAAGGGCATGCGCCGGACAGCAATTGGAGCCGATACGCGAATTCCGGCGAGGCCACCGACAGCTACGGGAACTCGGTCGACTTCTACCAGCGCTACGCCGACGACATCGACCTCGCCGCCGGTCTCGGCGTGAAAGTGTTCCGCCTCAGCATCGAGTGGGCGCGCGTACAGCCGCGCGCGGACACCTGGAACGACAACGACTTCCGCTTCTACGACGACGTCATCACCAAGATCCGCGCTGCCGGCATGCGTCCCATGCTCACCCTCGACCACTGGGTCTTCCCCGGCTGGGCGGCCGATCGCGGTGGCTGGAAAAGCCAAGGCATGGTGACGGATTGGCTGGCGAACATGCGCCGCGTCGTCGACCGCTACGCCCCCTACGACCCGCTGTGGGTGACGTTCAACGAACCCATGGGCTACATCGCCCAATCCATCAAGATCGGCGATATCGGCGTCCTCGACGCCCTCCCCATGTTCGACCGACTTGTCCAGGCGCACAACACGATCTACGACTACATCCACCAGCGTCAGCCCGGCGCCATGGTGACCAGCAATGTCGCCCAGTACCCCATCATCCAGAACCTGACCGACATCCTCTTCGTCGACCGCGTCCGCACCAAACTCGACTACATCGGCCTCGACTTCTATTACGGTGCCTCGCTACAGAATCCACCCACCCTCGCCCTGGTCGGCGAGGAACTCTGGAAGAACGCCATAGAACCCGAAGGCATCTACTACTACCTGCGCACCTACACCGAAAAGTTCCCCGGCCTCCCCCTCTACATAGTCGAGAACGGCCTCCCCACCCACCACGGCCAACCCCGCGACGACGGCTACACCCGCGCCGACCACCTCCGCGACACCGTCTACTGGCTGCAACGCGCCAAAGCCGACGGCATGAACATCATCGGCTACAACTACTGGAGCCTCACCGACAACTACGAATGGGGCAGCTACGCCCCCCGTTTCGGCCTCTACACCGTAGACGCGAAAACCGACCCCACCCTCACCCGCCGCCCCACCGACGCCGTCCCCGCCTTCCGCGCTCTCACGGCTGCCGCCGGCGTCCCCGCCGACTACCGCCCCACCCGCAACCCGGCCCTCTGCTCGATCATCCTCCCCATCGACAGCTGCCT